In Pyrus communis chromosome 1, drPyrComm1.1, whole genome shotgun sequence, the following are encoded in one genomic region:
- the LOC137718049 gene encoding WAT1-related protein At1g21890-like, translating to MGDQIANGKLSLFLYKIKPYVAMVSLQFGYAGMYIISMVGLKRGINHFVLSVYRHLIAFAVIAPFALVLERKIRPKLTLGIFLRIMVLGFLEPVFAQNLYFVGMTYTSATFASATANILPAITFIFALIFRLEKINFKKLPSVAKVIGTAITVAGAMVMTWYKGPIIELISGQSQSHHTSTASGEQHWVTGTMMLLARSCGWSGFFIVQSFTLKLYPAELSLTALICLMGALEGAVATFVVEHSMSVWVIGWDSRLLAAAYSGIVCSGIAYYVQGVVMKEQGPVFVTAFSPLAMIITAALAAIILAEQVRLGSILGTILIVIGLYAVVWGKSKDPTASALLIKDGKAVAHELPITDDSNRSSITVGNNTNDSTTIGAAGDFKVPIKAQES from the exons ATGGGAGACCAAATTGCAAATGGAAAATTGAGTCTCTTTCTTTACAAGATAAAGCCTTACGTGGCTATGGTTTCTTTGCAATTTGGATATGCAGGAATGTATATTATCAGCATGGTTGGTTTGAAGCGTGGCATCAATCACTTTGTTCTTTCTGTGTACAGGCATTTGATTGCCTTTGCTGTTATTGCACCATTCGCACTTGTCCTTGAAAG GAAAATAAGGCCAAAACTGACTCTGGGGATCTTCCTAAGAATAATGGTGCTTGGTTTTCTCGA GCCTGTTTTTGCTCAGAACTTGTACTTTGTGGGAATGACGTACACCTCAGCAACATTTGCATCGGCCACTGCTAATATCCTCCCTGCCATTACGTTCATTTTTGCACTTATTTTCAG GTTAGAAAAAATCAATTTCAAGAAGCTGCCTAGTGTAGCAAAGGTGATCGGGACTGCAATCACAGTCGCAGGAGCGATGGTGATGACGTGGTACAAAGGGCCCATCATTGAACTTATAAGTGGACAATCACAAAGCCACCACACCAGTACCGCATCCGGTGAACAACATTGGGTCACCGGCACCATGATGCTCCTAGCCCGTTCTTGTGGTTGGTCCGGTTTCTTCATTGTACAA TCGTTCACACTAAAGCTATACCCAGCCGAGCTCTCTCTCACTGCTTTGATATGCTTAATGGGTGCATTGGAAGGTGCCGTTGCCACCTTCGTAGTGGAACACAGCATGAGTGTTTGGGTTATCGGATGGGACTCCAGGCTTCTAGCAGCTGCTTACTCT GGGATAGTTTGCTCCGGGATTGCATATTATGTGCAAGGTGTTGTGATGAAGGAACAAGGTCCAGTTTTCGTTACAGCTTTCAGCCCACTGGCCATGATCATCACGGCCGCTCTGGCCGCCATCATTTTAGCTGAGCAAGTGCGCCTCGGAAG CATACTTGGAACTATTCTCATAGTCATCGGCCTCTATGCTGTTGTTTGGGGTAAAAGCAAAGATCCTACGGCCTCTGCCTTATTGATCAAAGACGGGAAAGCTGTTGCTCATGAATTGCCAATCACGGACGACAGTAATAGGTCATCAATCACTGTGGGTAACAACACTAATGATAGTACTACTATTGGAGCTGCTGGGGACTTCAAGGTTCCAATCAAAGCACAAGAATCGTGA